Sequence from the Neptunomonas japonica JAMM 1380 genome:
GAAACTGAGATTATTAATGTCTCTCGTGACTGGGGAGACGAACTGCACACAGCACTAATGGATTCTTGCGGTGAAGAGCAGGGTAACTATTTACAAAATAGTTACCGTAACGCTTTTAACAGCGCTTATCGCGAGCACTTCAAAGTGACTAGCGCGGTGTTTGATATCCAGCGTATCGAAGAGCTTAACGAGAGCACGCCTGTCACGATGAGCTTTTATCGTGTACTAGAGCAAAGCCAAGATATTCTGCGCTTTAAACTGTTTAATGCAGGGCAGCCTTTAATACTTTCCGATGTCATTCCTGTACTAGAAAACCTCGGCATGCAGGTCGTAGGCGAGCATCCTTATGCAGTACAAAGAAGTGATGGGGATGTTTTTTGGATCCATGATTTCACCCTCATTTATCAAGGCTCAGAGACCGTCGTACTGGATGAAGTAAAAGATGTTTTTCACAATGCTTTTGCTAACATATGGAGCGGTAACGCAGAGAATGACGAGTTCAACCACCTCGTCATTGGCGCTAACCTTAGCTGGCGTGAAGTATCTATGCTGCGTGCTTATGCGCGTTATAGCAAACAGATACGCTTTGCTTTTTCACAGCCTTATATTGCGGGCACATTAGCACGCCACATTCAGGTCACTAAATTGCTCGTTGCACTCTTTAGAGCAAGATTAGAGCCTGGCCGCCAAGGCAGCGCTAAAGTAAGTGCTTTAGCTGATCGTATTGAAAGCAGCATTATAGATGCACTCGACAAAGTAGCTAATATCAATGAAGACCAGATTCTACGTCGCTTCCTTGAACTAATAAAAGCGACACTTCGTACTAGCTACTTTAAGCAAGATGAAAAGGGTGAATTTAAAGACTACTTTGCCTTTAAACTTAACCCGCATGCCATTAATGACATGCCACTACCACGCCCAATGTTCGAAGTTTTCGTCTACTCGGCAAGAGTTGAAGGTGTGCACTTGCGTGGTGGAAAAGTTGCCCGCGGAGGTTTACGTTGGTCTGATCGTTTAGAGGATTATCGTACCGAAGTACTTGGGCTCGTTAAAGCGCAGCAAGTTAAAAACTCCGTCATTGTACCTGTGGGTGCTAAGGGCGGGTTTGTTGCTAAGAAACTACCCACCAACGGTGACCGTGAAGCATGGATGGCCGAAGGTATTGCTAGCTACCAGATCTTTATCAGCGCCTTACTGGATATTACTGACAATCTAGTAGGCGGCGCCGTTGTTCCTCCTATTGATGTGGTGCGTCACGATGAAGATGACCCGTACTTTGTAGTCGCTGCCGATAAAGGCACAGCAACTTTTTCTGATATTGCCAATGAAATTGCAGAAGAACGTGGCTTTTGGTTGGGAGATGCCTTTGCTTCAGGCGGCTCACAAGGTTACGACCACAAAGGCATGGGCATTACCGCACGTGGTGCATGGGAATCAGTCAAGCTGCACTTTCGTGAGCTCGGACTAGATACGCAAACTGAAGAGTTTAGTGTTGTTGCAGTTGGTGATATGGCAGGAGATGTTTTTGGTAATGGTATGCTGTTATCTGAGACGATCCAGCTTTGTGCAGCCTTCAACCATTTACATATCTTTATCGATCCAACGCCTGATGCAGCCAGCAGCTTTATTGAAAGAGAGCGGCTCTTTGCGTTACCTCGTTCAAGCTGGGAAGACTATAACGCCGATCTCATTTCAAACGGTGGCGGGCTATTCTCTCGTTCATCTAAATGGATTGATATCACACCACAAATGAAAACCCGTTTTGATATCAGCGAAGACCGCTTATCTCCTAATGATTTGTTAACTGCGTTACTAAAAGCACCTGTTGATCTAATTTGGAACGGCGGTATAGGCACCTATGTTAAAGCAACCCATGAAACGCATGCTGAAGTGGGCGACAAAGCCAATGACAGCTTACGTATTAATGGTAACCAACTACGTTGCAAAGTATTGGGCGAAGGCGGAAATCTTGGATTTACACAGCTAGGGCGTATCGAGTTCTGCTTGCATGGCGGTAAATCAAATACTGACTTTATCGACAATGCCGGTGGTGTAGATTGTTCTGACCATGAAGTGAATATCAAAATTCTATTAAATGAAGTCGTCGCTAATGGTGATTTGACTGTTAAGCAGCGTAACGCCTTACTACGCGAAATGACTGACGAAGTGGGTATTCTGGTATTAAAGAACAACTACAAACAAGCACAAGCCATTAGTGTTGCGCATGCTCATGCACGCCGCTCTATGGATGAATACATATTACTTATCAACCGTTTAGAGTCAGAAGGCAAACTAGATCGTGAGCTTGAATTTATCCCATCAGATGAAGTGTTACAAGCACGTAAAGCATCAGGAGAAGGTTTAACACGTCCGGAGCTTTCTGTACTAATCTCATACACTAAGGGTGAGCTAAAAGAGAAGCTCAATGTTTCTTCTATTACTCAAGATGAGTACTTAAGCCGTGCAATTTTAACGGCGTTCCCGCAACGCTTAGTGAACGACTTTGGCCAAGAAATTGAAGATCACCGCCTACGTGGCGAAATTATCGCCACACAAGTAGCCAACAATATGGTCAACAGTATGGGGATTACCTTTACTGAGCGCCTTTGCCAGATCAGTGGTGCGAGCTTAGCTGATGTCGCAGCAGCCTTTGTTATCGCTCGCGATGTATTTGGTATTGATCAGCTGTGGGAAGAAATTGAAGCACTCGATAACCAAGTGTCTTCTGCTTTACAGCAGCAAATGATGGGTGACCTAATACGCTTGATTCGTCGTGCTACTTATTGGTTCTTGCGTCACCAACGACCAAAAATTGATGTAAGTGCAGCCGTATCTCAATTCCGTCCTGGTAGTTTACAGATTAGTAAGCAGTTATCTGACTTATTAAAAGGAGAACCACGAGCACGCTGGCAGCAAAAACATGACGACCTTGTTACTGCCGGTGTTCCATCTTCGTTAGCTGCGGTTGTTGCAGGGGCTGGTAATCTCTACTCATTGCTTAGTATTATTCAAGCGACTGAGCAAACAGGGCAGTCGCTGGAGCGTGTCGCTCAGATCCACTTTGCTTTGGGTGATAACCTAGAACTGCATTGGTTTGATCACCAGATCAAAGAGATCGACACAAATAGCCATTGGGAATCTATGTCCCGTGACGGCTTCCGTGAAGACTTAACAAACCATCAGCAAGCGATTACCGTTAACGTATTGCAAAGTGGTACAGATGAAGAAGAGGGTGATGCTCTGGTCAAACAGTGGTTACAGAACCGCCATCAGCTAATGCAGCGCTGGCAGCATTTGCTAAGCGAAATCCGTAGCTCATCACAACCCAACTCAGCAATCTTCGCTGTTGCTATTCGTGAGCTACAAGAACTAGCGCAAGCACGCTAAGCTTCACTCAAGGTATAACGACAGCAGTGTAATACTGCTGTCGTTTTCTTCCATACCTTATCTTGTGCAATAAAATTCAGCCAATATTTCCTAAAGAAAGCACAAGCCTTATTGATCGCTACGCTTACTTTTATAACCATACATATTATCGAACCCAGGAATTTGATTCTCCCAAATAGGAGGAGAGCTTCCGATAACTTCTTTTAAAGTATCAATAAAATATTTCGTTTTTATTGGAGGGCTTCGATGAGGGTAAACGGCATAAAAAGAACCGTAATCCTTTAAATTAAGATGTGTCATAATTGGAATAAGCTTTCTTTCCAATATTTGATTTTCAATCATTTGTGCCGTTGTTAAAGTGAGCATGTTCCCTGATAATGCGCTGCTTATTAACATTTCCACTTCATTTACTTTGTATGCAGCATTTAGCTGTATAAAAGCTTCAATGCCTTCCGTATTTAAGTATTTCACTTTATCGATGATTAGCCCTGGTGATGAATATACTACTGCCGGCAAATTTTCTAACTCCTCAACAGATTGAGGCTTGCCATATTTTTCAAGAAAACGCGGGGCAGCCACAATAAGTAGTCGGTTTCGAGCAATTTTTTGGGCTACTAAATTAGAGTTATCAGGTTCACCTATACGAAACCCAATGTCATACCCCTCTCCAACCATGTCGACTAGCCTGTCTTCTAACAATAACTCCACTTCAACTTCGGGATACTTTTTCTGAAACCGCAGTACAGCCTGTTGAACATACTGTCTGCCAAAAAGGGTGGAACTTGATATTTTTAACTTTCCTACTGGATCAACATGATAGTGCTGAGCAAGCCTCGTTGTATTGTTCAACAGGGTTCGTAGGCTTTTCGCCTGAATAATCATTTCAGATCCCGCTGCGGTCAACGATAGCGAACGTGTGGTTCTATTCAAAAGGCGAACCCCAAGCTCATTTTCAAGCTTTCCAATTTGCTTGGAGATAACGGAACGATTGATATTTCTATGTTCCGACACCTTAGCAAACGAACCTAACTCAATTACTTCTAGTAATAATAGTAACCGACTAGCTAAATCCATGCCCACCTCATTGTTGCTTTTTTAGCACCAGTTTAATTGTTTTTTGTCTGTTTTTTAACAACTGATGTAAATCTATAGTGCTCATAGTATTCAAAAGGCATCAATTACAAACTAACACTTACCTATGATCATGAGGATAATACTATGAATAAACTAACTATTACCAAAAGCGCCGGTGTAGCCACAGTTGTGATCAAAAATCCTCCCATAAATATCTTAACCATTGATTTAATAAACGAAATAAATGCATTTGTGCTTTCATTAAAAGATGATCGAGATACCAAAGCGATTGTTTTTAAGTCTTTTCATGACTCTTTTTTCATCGCTCATTTAGATCTCAAAATTATTAACGGTAGCCAAGGAGGTCAAGCAGCGTCAATTGAGTTCAGCCATATGATCACAAATATTAAAGCCATGAAACAAATTTCTATAGCCGTTGTTGATGGGGTAGCGCGCGGCGGTGGAAATGAGTTTTTGATGGCTTGTGATTTAGCCTACGGAACTGAAAACTCAGCTTTTGCCCAGCCAGAATTATTTATTAATATTCCAACAGGAGGGCAAGGTGCGGTTCAATTTGCTCGCCGCATGGGTAAAGGTAAGGCGCTACAAGCCTTATTAACGGGCGCAGATTTTACTCCTCAACAAGCTGAAGCTCTAAACATTATCACTCAGTTTGTACCTAAAATAGACATGAATGCATTTATCGAGCAGCTACTATCAACCGTTTCTGCTTGGGAGGTTCGAGATATCATGATGTACAAAGAGATCATTGCAACCTCTATCAAAGACGAAGATGCAGGAGCAGAGCTTGAGTTACGTTATTTTCTTGAACGTGCAAAAGAAGAAAAAACACAGGCGATCATTGCAACGTTCTTAAAACATGGAGGGCAAACTGAACGGGAAGCTAAAGACATTCAGGGGATTTTTGTTGATACAGCAGCAGAACTATCCTCAAAAAATCAGCAATTAACTAATCATGGCAGCAGGGAGGTAGCACTGCACGCTGCCTTTATTTAACATTACATACAGCATATAAAACTAAAGAGTATTTAACGCCTTACACTATTGTAATATTAACGCTAATGAGTATGATTATCATTTATATAATGATATATCCTAAATCACAGTAACGTTAATAGAATATATAAAGAGGCTTTTATGCAGTTTATTTGCCCTAAACATCGAAGCCAGTACGCCAGTGCTACTGAAAACGAACTCATTAATTACTGCTTCCACTGGATGCAAGAGTCAGAAAAACATTACAAAAATAGAGAATGGGCAAAAGTGCTACCCTATGTTGGCAGTGCCTACGATATAGCTAACATGCTAATGGAGAGAGGAAGTCACAACCGGCTACCATCATCGTTAATGATGATATCCGCTATGTACCTATCCAATGTTTTTCATCACATGGGGCGGGAAAAAGATGCTGATATGGTATTAATACTTGCCTATAAACACTTAGCAAAAAACAAACTGGCAAAGCAGATTAAAACTGATAAAGCACTCGATTATGCTAAGCAACTTATGGATGAGCCATCTCACAGGCATATACTGCAAAGCCAGCTGAACATGGAGATGCATCAGCGCTCCTATGATAGCCAGCTATTACATTAATAGCGTTTTTTTGCATACAAAACAGACGCTTAATAAGGGATGGTGCAATGAATAGCGCCGCTCTCATCTCTTTCTAAAAGGTCACCTTGTAGCTCATCACATAAACGCTGTAAGTGCTGCAGCAGCAGGTTGGACCATTGTGTCGCGGCAAAAACAGCTAAGCCGTTACCCTGTTCAATACTCAGTAAAATATGCCCAGCTTGCTTTGCTCGTTTCAGCGTTATTTTTAAATCATTGCCATCGGCTGAAAGAACTGCCAACTCAACAGCACTCACCAAAAGTTGCTTAAGACGAACAGCGTCTGATTTTATTTGGCTAGGCACACCAACTTCTGAGTCACTACTCACTCGATAATCAAGCAGCCAACCCTCACGGCGGCTTTGTGGCAAGAATATCTGCAGCACTTGATTAAGCAAATCAACCGGCTCAAAAAACTCTGGTTGAAAAGGGCGCTTTTGTTGATCAAGTAAGTTAATACTATTATTCAGCCGTTGATGCTGCGCATGTAGATTAGCCGTAATATCCTGTGCAACAGGGTTAAGATCAAACTGCTGTAAACGTTGGCTATGTTTGAGAATAGGTAGCATTTGTTTTTGAAGCTGCTCTGCGGCAACTTGACCACTCGACACCCCGGCGTCATTGATGTCCACCGCTTGTACCCTAGCACTCTTAATATCTCTGAATGAGCGCAGCCCAACTACAACAGATGTTAGCAAGCGAGAAGCCGATAGTTCTGCTTTACTGAGGTAATCATTAATATCGTATTTGACAATGACCTGTGCTTCGGGAGCGTAGCCCGGGTGGCCTGTACGCAAGATAATCCGAATATCACGATTATTAAGCTCATTACGAATATGCTCAACTAGCTGCAAACCTTCACTGTCAGTTTCCATCACAACATCCAGCAACGCCAATGCAATATCCGGATGCTGATTAAGAAGATCACGAGCCTGGGCGCCACTCATCGCGCTGATTAATTCAATAGGGCGTTGCTCAAACTCGTAACCACGAAACACCATGCGGGTAATACCGTGAATACCTTCTTCGTCATCTACAACCAGAACTTTCCATGGAACCATAATCGATTAATCGCTATTTATTTATAAGTATGAGGGCTGCTGCAATATCTGCTCTATATTGCCAGTAAAGCGTGAGTCTGTCTTAGTTGTTTTACTTTTTCGACCGCTCCCCAGCGCTGATATAAGTAACAGGCTTCATTTAGACAAAAGCGGGCCAGCCGTGTTTGCTCTTGTGCATATAAGTAGTCTGCATAACGCTCATAACAAAATGCTTTATGATAACCAAACTCCTGTACTTCTGTTGCTTTAATAGCTTGCTCAAACAAAACAGCAGGAGCCTCCGTTTTGCTATTTTTATCTGAGGGAGACTGCCTAGCAAGACGCGCTATTTCTGCTTGAAGTAATAGCCATTGTCCTTTGAAATTATCAGGGCAACGCCGCGCCCAAAGCTCAACCCTAGATTCAATCTGTTCAATTTCAACTCGTCGTCTACGACCCATAGTATGTTGTTGCTGCGACTGTATTAAGCGCATCATTGCCGTACAAAAGAGCGCCTCTGTTACACAAAAATACCCTGCAAGCTCATTCTCTAACAAGGCTTCCCAGGTATATAAATCAGGCCATACTGATTGTCGATCTAATAATAAAGCACCAATAATTGTGCTTGCTGCCTGCCATCCGTGTTTGTATTTTACGGTAACGGGGAATGGCTTTTCAGAACACAATTGCTCTAGTAATAACTGCGTAGATTCACCTAAATATGTCGCTTTAAATGCCTGCCCCTGGCTAACCATTGCATTGTGACTTTCTTGGCAAATTAAGAGCTGGGAGTTCAATGGCATTGCTGAAAAAAATAATAATTGATGACGCAGTAAGCGACAGTCGCTCTGTATTAGCCATTGGCTATGTGTGGTTG
This genomic interval carries:
- a CDS encoding response regulator, producing MVPWKVLVVDDEEGIHGITRMVFRGYEFEQRPIELISAMSGAQARDLLNQHPDIALALLDVVMETDSEGLQLVEHIRNELNNRDIRIILRTGHPGYAPEAQVIVKYDINDYLSKAELSASRLLTSVVVGLRSFRDIKSARVQAVDINDAGVSSGQVAAEQLQKQMLPILKHSQRLQQFDLNPVAQDITANLHAQHQRLNNSINLLDQQKRPFQPEFFEPVDLLNQVLQIFLPQSRREGWLLDYRVSSDSEVGVPSQIKSDAVRLKQLLVSAVELAVLSADGNDLKITLKRAKQAGHILLSIEQGNGLAVFAATQWSNLLLQHLQRLCDELQGDLLERDESGAIHCTIPY
- a CDS encoding enoyl-CoA hydratase/isomerase family protein produces the protein MNKLTITKSAGVATVVIKNPPINILTIDLINEINAFVLSLKDDRDTKAIVFKSFHDSFFIAHLDLKIINGSQGGQAASIEFSHMITNIKAMKQISIAVVDGVARGGGNEFLMACDLAYGTENSAFAQPELFINIPTGGQGAVQFARRMGKGKALQALLTGADFTPQQAEALNIITQFVPKIDMNAFIEQLLSTVSAWEVRDIMMYKEIIATSIKDEDAGAELELRYFLERAKEEKTQAIIATFLKHGGQTEREAKDIQGIFVDTAAELSSKNQQLTNHGSREVALHAAFI
- a CDS encoding NAD-glutamate dehydrogenase codes for the protein MSELASNNNPLLAPLIDLLNSKLPADSIDAVSNFAQQYYQATTKEELSERSLDNLYGATLSCWQFLQSFNAEQPKVHVHNPDLEQHGWRAQHTVIEILQSDMPFLVDSVRMELNRRGLVIHTIHNEIIFTQRDGDKLVKLSNSTDKTAHAEALIYLEVDRTSDATELKAILASLQQVLDQVHIVVDDFPKMQTRAHALLDELSSQKGDQEEDAKAFLKWMLNDRFTFLGYDEISIANGTVSCIPDSELGILKIKQSGEPNERAFDELRAAEQAFLLEPSIIMFAKDAHYSRVHRPAYMDRVIIKRFDEQGNVIGKCRFFGLYTSPVYSESIAIIPVMHRKAKNVLKRSGFDRRSHNGKELMQIMNDLPRDELILSSEEELLALSMGVFSLHDRRRIRLLYRQDRCNQFATFLYYVPRDIFNTALRVQVQEILSKACVSSEAEFTTTFSESILARVQFVLRLDPDKPVEVNLAELETEIINVSRDWGDELHTALMDSCGEEQGNYLQNSYRNAFNSAYREHFKVTSAVFDIQRIEELNESTPVTMSFYRVLEQSQDILRFKLFNAGQPLILSDVIPVLENLGMQVVGEHPYAVQRSDGDVFWIHDFTLIYQGSETVVLDEVKDVFHNAFANIWSGNAENDEFNHLVIGANLSWREVSMLRAYARYSKQIRFAFSQPYIAGTLARHIQVTKLLVALFRARLEPGRQGSAKVSALADRIESSIIDALDKVANINEDQILRRFLELIKATLRTSYFKQDEKGEFKDYFAFKLNPHAINDMPLPRPMFEVFVYSARVEGVHLRGGKVARGGLRWSDRLEDYRTEVLGLVKAQQVKNSVIVPVGAKGGFVAKKLPTNGDREAWMAEGIASYQIFISALLDITDNLVGGAVVPPIDVVRHDEDDPYFVVAADKGTATFSDIANEIAEERGFWLGDAFASGGSQGYDHKGMGITARGAWESVKLHFRELGLDTQTEEFSVVAVGDMAGDVFGNGMLLSETIQLCAAFNHLHIFIDPTPDAASSFIERERLFALPRSSWEDYNADLISNGGGLFSRSSKWIDITPQMKTRFDISEDRLSPNDLLTALLKAPVDLIWNGGIGTYVKATHETHAEVGDKANDSLRINGNQLRCKVLGEGGNLGFTQLGRIEFCLHGGKSNTDFIDNAGGVDCSDHEVNIKILLNEVVANGDLTVKQRNALLREMTDEVGILVLKNNYKQAQAISVAHAHARRSMDEYILLINRLESEGKLDRELEFIPSDEVLQARKASGEGLTRPELSVLISYTKGELKEKLNVSSITQDEYLSRAILTAFPQRLVNDFGQEIEDHRLRGEIIATQVANNMVNSMGITFTERLCQISGASLADVAAAFVIARDVFGIDQLWEEIEALDNQVSSALQQQMMGDLIRLIRRATYWFLRHQRPKIDVSAAVSQFRPGSLQISKQLSDLLKGEPRARWQQKHDDLVTAGVPSSLAAVVAGAGNLYSLLSIIQATEQTGQSLERVAQIHFALGDNLELHWFDHQIKEIDTNSHWESMSRDGFREDLTNHQQAITVNVLQSGTDEEEGDALVKQWLQNRHQLMQRWQHLLSEIRSSSQPNSAIFAVAIRELQELAQAR
- a CDS encoding LysR family transcriptional regulator gives rise to the protein MDLASRLLLLLEVIELGSFAKVSEHRNINRSVISKQIGKLENELGVRLLNRTTRSLSLTAAGSEMIIQAKSLRTLLNNTTRLAQHYHVDPVGKLKISSSTLFGRQYVQQAVLRFQKKYPEVEVELLLEDRLVDMVGEGYDIGFRIGEPDNSNLVAQKIARNRLLIVAAPRFLEKYGKPQSVEELENLPAVVYSSPGLIIDKVKYLNTEGIEAFIQLNAAYKVNEVEMLISSALSGNMLTLTTAQMIENQILERKLIPIMTHLNLKDYGSFYAVYPHRSPPIKTKYFIDTLKEVIGSSPPIWENQIPGFDNMYGYKSKRSDQ